From Cyclopterus lumpus isolate fCycLum1 chromosome 4, fCycLum1.pri, whole genome shotgun sequence, a single genomic window includes:
- the agxta gene encoding LOW QUALITY PROTEIN: alanine--glyoxylate and serine--pyruvate aminotransferase a (The sequence of the model RefSeq protein was modified relative to this genomic sequence to represent the inferred CDS: substituted 1 base at 1 genomic stop codon), translating into MSPVSVPPPMCLQKPLAVPHRHMFGPGPSNVPRRILEAGALPVIGHMHPEIFEIMSDIKSGIQYIFQTRNSMTLAVSGTGHTAMECAIFNSVEPGESVLTAVNGIWGERAAEMAERIGARVNTIVAAAGGFFTNAEIEQALSKHRPVLFFLAHGESSTGVLHPLDGIGQLCLKXDHRYNCLFLVDSVASIGGSPLCMDQLGIDILYTGSQKVLNAPPGTAPISFSERACQKIFNRRTKPVSFSLDLSWLANYWGCDGKPSRVYHHTGPVTAFYSLREGLAVLVEEGLENSWERHQKVAEYFHAGLESMGLKLFVKEKVTRLPTVTTIAAPRGYDWKEITAYIMKTHNLEISGGLGPSVGLVLRVGLMGCNSSKANVDMVLAALKDALKHCHRSKV; encoded by the exons ATGTCGCCCGTCTCCGTGCCCCCACCGATGTGCCTGCAGAAACCACTGGCGGTTCCTCACCGCCACATGTTTGGACCGGGACCTTCCAATGTGCCCCGGCGGATCTTGGAGGCCGGGGCCCTGCCCGTCATTGGACACATGCATCCAGAGATATTCGAG ATAATGAGTGACATCAAAAGTGGAATCCAGTACATTTTCCAGACTCGGAACAGCATGACTTTGGCTGTGAGCGGCACCGGCCACACCGCTATGGAGTGCGCCATCTTCAACAGCGTGGAGCCCGGGGAGAGCGTGCTGACCGCGGTCAACGGCATATGGGGAGAGCGAGCCGCAGAAATGGCTGAGAGGATAG GAGCCAGAGTAAACACCATCGTGGCGGCCGCTGGCGGTTTCTTCACGAATGCAGAAATTGAGCAG GCCTTGTCAAAACACCGACCAGTGCTGTTCTTCCTCGCACATGGAGAATCTTCCACGGGAGTCCTGCACCCTTTAGATGGCATCGGACAGCTGTGCCTGAAGTAAGATCACAG GTACAACTGCTTGTTTCTCGTCGACTCCGTGGCGTCGATTGGAGGGAGCCCTCTGTGCATGGACCAGCTAG GGATAGACATCCTGTACACAGGCTCCCAAAAGGTTTTGAATGCTCCTCCGGGCACAGCGCCCATCTCCTTCAGTGAGAGAGCCTG CCAGAAAATATTCAACCGCAGGACAAAGCCTGTATCGTTCTCCTTGGATTTGAGTTGGCTTGCAAACTACTGGGGATGTGATGGCAAGCCATCAAGAGT ATATCACCACACAGGTCCAGTCACTGCTTTTTACTCCCTGAGGGAGGGCCTGGCTGTCCTTGTCGAAGAG GGCCTCGAGAATTCATGGGAAAGACATCAAAAAGTGGCAGAGTATTTCCACGCTGGCCTAGAAAGCATGGGACTCAAACTTTTTGTCAAAGAAAAAGTGA CACGACTCCCCACGGTTACCACTATTGCTGCTCCTCGTGGATATGACTGGAAAGAGATTACAGCCTACATCATGAAAACACATAATTTAGAGATCTCCGGAGGGCTTGGGCCATCAGTTGGCTTG GTGCTGCGTGTTGGACTGATGGGATGTAACAGCAGCAAGGCCAATGTTGACATGGTGCTGGCAGCACTGAAAGACGCTCTGAAACACTGCCACAGGAGCAAAGTGTAA
- the dtymk gene encoding thymidylate kinase, whose product MACTRGALIVLEGVDKAGKTTQCKRLLEALRRSGRPAEMMRFPDRTTAIGQLISAYLEKKSDLEDHTVHLLFSANRWELVPLMRKKLEQGITLIVDRYAFSGVAFTSAKPGFCLDWCMKADVGLPKPDLVMFLQLSPAEASLRGQFGEERYETGVFQSVVQQRFEELRKDSSINWQVIDASQSVEDVHKNITTHSLNTVDTAHNLPLGELWK is encoded by the exons ATGGCGTGCACGAGGGGAGCGCTCATCGTGCTGGAGGGGGTGGACAAGGCTGGGAAAACTACCCAGTGTAAGCGGCTCCTTGAGGCGCTGCGACGGAGCGGCCGCCCCGCGGAGATGATGCGGTTCCCCG ACAGGACCACGGCCATCGGACAGCTGATCAGCGCCTacctggagaagaagagcgacTTGGAGGACCACACGGTGCACCTGCTGTTCTCCGCCAACCGCTGGGAACTGGT GCCTCTCATGAGGAAGAAGCTGGAGCAAGGCATCACTCTGATCGTGGACCGGTACGCCTTCTCCGGAGTCGCTTTCACCAGCGCAAAGCCG GGTTTCTGTCTGGACTGGTGCATGAAAGCCGACGTGGGGCTGCCAAAGCCAGACCTGGTCATGTTCCTGCAGCTCAGTCCGGCCGAGGCCTCCCTCAGGGGTCAGTTTGGAGAGGAGCGATACGAGACCGGGGTTTTCCAAAGTGTGGTTCAACAGAGGTTTGAGGAGCTGAGGAAAGATTCCTCCATCAACTGGCAG GTGATCGACGCTTCTCAGAGTGTTGAGGATGTGCACAAGAACATCACGACCCACAGCCTCAACACCGTCGACACGGCTCACAACCTGCCACTCGGAGAGCTGTGGAAGTGA